One genomic segment of Chitinophaga sancti includes these proteins:
- the ruvA gene encoding Holliday junction branch migration protein RuvA: protein MVHLDVQGVGYEVQISLNTYSRIQGLDGCKLLTYLHIKEDAHTLYGFFDDAERQIFLLLISVSGIGANTARMMLSSLQPEDIQRAIAMENAKMLESIKGIGAKTAQRVILELKDKIKKQKDIGHQISVTVNNTMQEDALNALVTLGIARNVAEQAINKVLKAEPQLQDLEGLIKKSLKSL from the coding sequence ATGGTACATTTAGATGTTCAGGGGGTAGGATATGAAGTTCAGATCAGTTTAAATACGTACTCCCGCATACAGGGTCTGGACGGTTGTAAATTGCTGACATATCTCCATATAAAAGAGGATGCCCACACATTATATGGCTTTTTCGACGATGCGGAGCGCCAGATATTCCTGTTGCTGATAAGCGTGTCAGGCATTGGTGCCAACACCGCCCGGATGATGTTATCTTCCTTACAACCAGAAGATATTCAACGTGCTATCGCTATGGAAAATGCGAAGATGTTGGAGAGCATTAAAGGAATCGGCGCTAAAACAGCTCAAAGGGTCATCCTTGAGTTAAAAGATAAGATCAAAAAACAAAAAGACATTGGCCATCAAATATCTGTTACTGTAAACAATACAATGCAGGAAGATGCGTTAAATGCATTAGTCACGTTGGGAATAGCCCGTAATGTAGCAGAACAGGCTATAAACAAGGTACTGAAAGCAGAACCACAATTGCAGGATTTAGAAGGACTGATCAAAAAGTCGTTAAAAAGTCTGTAA
- a CDS encoding TonB-dependent receptor, which translates to MKYLLAIIAGVLLSLHSYAQVQGSVIDAQTGEVLSGVNIQLLHHSKGCKTDAQGRYTITGNSGDTVQVSYVGYQSQKIALPAGIISLHPSPASLNEFVVTSSRDKQLRTDAPIAISRISTQEMRDTKATTLDQLLNKVSGVYMVPLQNEQHTMAIRQPIGYKSLFLYLEDGIPIRTTGDFNHNALIEINMAALRTIEVVRGPASSLYGSEAVGGAVNFITAAPSLNPTGRVQAEITDRGYKRADFNVSNTFNKVGLTMGGYYANQSHGYMDHSDYHKFAFTLRGDYQISEHTKWINSATLIDYYTDQIGGLDSAHFFGKNYTNFQTFSYRKVNAFRYRSTVEHDWNDLNHTTFTAFFRSSSIKQNPFYYITDSKTDALKASGQINNDSFKSYGLIVQHKKEFAWQDASIIAGVSMDYSPAGYIANYIDVDKNAAGYYIHYTRTDSVLTNYNVKLLNTAAYVQGTMSLAHGLKLVAAVRYDRMDYNFENHLSATSYTGAASEKNNFNAFTPKLGLTYDLGHSRGVYANYSVGFAPPNITELYTGVKVPTLKPATYNNYEVGGWLGFAKDKGYVDVSVYEMKGTNEIVSVRQSDGTYLNQNAGHTTHRGVEWNVRYAPVTSIQLRVSGQYADHFFNNYTEKGVSYAGNQMNGAPHVITNCEVTFKPAFFKGFRLGAEWQHISKYFMDPKNTKIYNGYDLLNIRTGYAWKSFECWINCRNAADVVYATTAEKTAYSTSYYPGQKRTFDFGVAYIFK; encoded by the coding sequence ATGAAATATCTATTAGCGATAATAGCAGGAGTGCTATTGTCCTTACATTCGTATGCTCAGGTACAGGGCAGCGTGATCGATGCACAAACAGGCGAAGTATTGTCTGGCGTAAATATTCAGTTATTACATCATAGCAAAGGTTGTAAAACCGATGCACAGGGTAGATATACCATTACCGGTAATTCCGGCGATACCGTACAGGTATCTTATGTAGGTTACCAATCACAAAAGATCGCATTGCCGGCTGGCATCATTTCCTTACATCCTTCTCCTGCCAGTCTCAATGAATTTGTAGTGACCAGCAGCAGAGATAAACAATTACGTACAGATGCACCCATTGCTATCAGCAGGATCTCTACACAGGAAATGCGCGATACAAAAGCAACTACACTCGATCAGCTATTGAACAAAGTGAGTGGTGTGTACATGGTACCGTTGCAAAATGAACAGCACACAATGGCCATCCGCCAACCGATCGGTTACAAGAGTTTATTCCTTTATCTTGAAGATGGTATTCCCATCCGCACTACCGGCGATTTTAATCACAATGCGTTAATTGAAATCAATATGGCGGCATTGCGTACGATAGAAGTGGTACGGGGTCCTGCTTCTTCCCTGTATGGTAGTGAAGCGGTAGGAGGCGCGGTGAACTTCATCACAGCAGCACCTTCATTAAATCCAACCGGACGGGTACAGGCAGAGATAACAGACAGGGGTTACAAGCGTGCGGATTTCAATGTGTCTAATACTTTTAATAAGGTAGGTTTAACCATGGGTGGGTATTATGCAAACCAGAGCCATGGTTACATGGACCATAGTGACTATCATAAATTCGCATTTACATTAAGAGGAGATTACCAGATCAGTGAGCATACCAAATGGATCAACTCAGCTACATTAATAGATTATTATACTGACCAGATAGGTGGTTTGGACAGTGCTCATTTTTTTGGTAAGAACTATACCAACTTCCAGACATTCTCATACAGAAAGGTGAATGCATTCCGCTACAGGAGCACGGTAGAACATGACTGGAATGATTTGAACCATACTACATTTACTGCCTTCTTCAGAAGCAGCAGTATCAAACAAAATCCATTTTATTATATCACAGATTCCAAAACAGATGCATTGAAAGCATCAGGGCAGATCAATAATGATAGTTTTAAAAGTTATGGATTAATAGTGCAGCATAAGAAAGAATTCGCGTGGCAGGATGCAAGTATCATTGCTGGGGTGAGTATGGATTATAGTCCTGCGGGTTACATTGCAAACTATATTGATGTAGATAAAAATGCTGCAGGTTATTATATACATTACACACGTACTGATTCAGTGCTGACCAATTACAATGTAAAATTGCTGAACACAGCTGCTTATGTACAAGGAACTATGTCGCTGGCACATGGTCTGAAACTGGTCGCAGCAGTACGTTATGACCGGATGGATTACAATTTCGAAAACCATTTATCTGCTACTTCCTATACCGGTGCCGCCAGTGAAAAAAACAACTTCAATGCATTTACACCTAAGTTAGGTTTGACTTATGATCTGGGGCATAGTCGTGGGGTGTATGCGAATTATAGTGTAGGGTTTGCACCTCCGAATATCACAGAATTATATACAGGTGTGAAAGTACCTACACTGAAACCTGCTACTTACAATAACTATGAAGTTGGCGGCTGGCTGGGATTTGCAAAGGATAAAGGATATGTGGATGTGAGTGTATATGAAATGAAAGGCACCAATGAAATCGTGAGCGTGCGTCAGTCAGATGGTACTTACTTAAATCAGAATGCAGGTCATACTACACACAGAGGTGTAGAATGGAATGTGCGTTATGCACCGGTTACCTCTATACAACTGCGTGTAAGTGGTCAGTATGCAGATCACTTCTTCAATAATTACACAGAGAAAGGCGTGTCTTACGCCGGCAATCAGATGAATGGTGCGCCGCATGTGATCACAAATTGTGAAGTGACATTCAAACCTGCATTTTTCAAAGGTTTCAGGCTTGGCGCGGAGTGGCAGCACATCAGTAAATATTTCATGGATCCAAAGAATACCAAAATATACAATGGGTATGATCTGTTAAACATTCGCACAGGTTATGCATGGAAGAGCTTTGAATGCTGGATCAATTGCCGCAATGCAGCAGATGTGGTTTATGCAACGACTGCGGAGAAGACAGCTTATAGTACCAGTTATTATCCTGGACAGAAGAGAACATTTGATTTTGGGGTGGCTTATATATTTAAATAA
- a CDS encoding sialidase family protein encodes MKNTLWIILAGLLSACHPGKDKEYTLSHGDASCAFISETADGKKVISWIEAQPGADTGTMYYAIQQGDTFSTPHAIPVANNVLPHAENMPKLLFKPDGEIIAMYGVEQHDPRNQWAGRVFYTHSLDAGNTWSTPQQLVTDTSSYDQRYFDMALLPDGQAGAIWLDNRKDINAEGSTLYFAKTIGHEGFKGEHAIAETACQCCRTDLYADPKGYLHVAFRDIISDSIRDMVHLLSVDKGATFSAPVRISADNWVVRGCPHTGPAMAANSFGLHCVWFTMGGGQGVYYCHSTDEGKTYSQRDTVSVTPMAKHPQITAVGDDKLVIVWDEPVKVGKEFNSRVGYQVRKGDGSVMKSGTLTSDSLYVTFPVVKAVDAQTVLVAYTKKGSVCYKWISL; translated from the coding sequence ATGAAAAATACATTGTGGATCATATTGGCAGGCCTTTTATCGGCCTGCCATCCAGGCAAAGATAAAGAATACACACTCTCGCATGGAGATGCATCCTGTGCATTTATATCAGAAACAGCAGATGGTAAGAAAGTCATCAGTTGGATAGAAGCACAGCCGGGTGCAGATACAGGTACGATGTATTATGCTATACAGCAGGGTGATACCTTTTCCACACCGCATGCAATACCAGTTGCAAACAATGTACTGCCGCATGCCGAGAATATGCCGAAGCTGTTGTTTAAACCAGATGGCGAGATCATTGCCATGTATGGTGTAGAACAGCATGATCCGCGCAATCAATGGGCAGGCAGGGTATTCTATACACATTCATTGGACGCAGGTAATACATGGTCTACACCGCAACAGCTGGTGACAGATACGAGCAGTTATGACCAGCGTTATTTTGATATGGCTTTATTACCTGATGGACAAGCCGGTGCTATCTGGCTTGATAACAGGAAAGATATCAATGCAGAAGGTTCTACCTTATACTTTGCAAAGACCATTGGACATGAAGGTTTCAAAGGAGAGCATGCCATTGCAGAGACAGCGTGTCAATGTTGTCGTACTGATTTATATGCAGATCCAAAAGGATATTTACATGTAGCATTCAGGGATATCATCAGTGATTCTATTCGTGATATGGTGCATTTATTATCTGTGGATAAAGGTGCTACTTTTTCTGCACCTGTAAGGATCAGTGCTGATAACTGGGTAGTGCGGGGATGTCCACACACAGGGCCTGCGATGGCAGCGAATAGTTTTGGTCTGCATTGTGTATGGTTTACAATGGGGGGTGGCCAGGGGGTGTATTATTGTCATTCTACAGATGAAGGAAAGACCTATTCACAGAGAGATACCGTAAGTGTAACACCGATGGCAAAGCATCCGCAGATAACCGCAGTAGGCGATGATAAGTTGGTAATTGTGTGGGATGAGCCGGTGAAGGTGGGAAAGGAATTTAATAGCAGGGTAGGATATCAGGTACGCAAAGGAGATGGTAGTGTGATGAAATCAGGTACACTAACGAGTGATAGTTTATATGTGACATTTCCGGTAGTAAAAGCAGTGGATGCGCAAACAGTGTTAGTGGCGTATACGAA
- the sprA gene encoding cell surface protein SprA, which translates to MSRKTNYGAIAVIGVASFFIVNTAARNRSGYSSDIYKQHWQPKDTIGKDTTVKDTVKRDTLKFPIKDRFGTRITDPVRNEMDLKDPKNISQSVDYDPVTKEYTISEKIGDHYYRNPTLISFEEFNRLQAQKSEQDYWQKRASTLGSLNQKNSGPELYKGSKLFDRIFGGSKVDIRPQGSLELTFGYQGQNIKNPVLTEQARKTGGFDFDMNINMNLTGKIGDKLKITTNYNTQSTFDFENQIKLEYTGYDDEIIKKIEAGNVSFPLRSTLISGVQSLFGIKTQLQFGRLTVTSVLSNQKSQKQNLLIKGGTQVQDFTIRADEYEDNRHFLLSQFFRDTFNYSMSNLPVIKSLSYINRIEVWVTNKTGATTNTRDIVGLMDLAEYAPYNQTVTVTPGAHLPANGTNNLYSNVISDAASRYTGTVVSRLQSMGLLGVQEYEKTFARKLDSSEYTLNRQLGFISLNQQLQADEVLAVAYQYTYNGRVYQVGEFSQDVPPDQNNSANQKILFLKLLKATSARPNLPIWDLMMKNIYSTGAYQINKADFSLDIYYKDPGTETRTPSDKRYLPDATGQWAGAPLISVLNLDRLNNQNDPQPDGVFDYVEGYTINSNTGRVMFPQLEPFAQGIQKAFGGSAALEKQYMFKVLYDSIKVVAQQFPQLNRYLLKGTYKSSNSSEIQLGGYNIPQGSVTVTAGGQLLRENVDYIIDYNLGRIKIVNSGVLASGQAINVQFENNASFGTQVRNYFGTRFDYVVNDKLSIGSTIARMSERPYYQKVNYGEDPIKNTVVGFDVNYNSPSKALTRLLNKLPNFNSTTPSNIMFTGEVAKLFPGHSKLVNAAGSSQGQVYIDDFEGSQSGYDLKYPATSWALASTPSQATDSSGVTLFPESEANNQLRYGANRAKLAWYIIEPTLQIPNSSGLPDGINKTVQSDHRTRLVYQQEIFPNKSTDFGQAQLSTLDLAYYPTERGPYNFTAGRDSVDANGKLRDPQKKWGGIMRALDNSDFETSNVEFIEFWIQDPFIDNTNSTGGQLYFNLGNISEDVLKDSHKFFENGMPDPTTGLDKVDSTEWGRQPKFQQQITQAFDNDPAIRKYQDVGYDGLESGYEQTYYKDYLTRLAANFGNSSVIYQQAAKDAANDDYKHYRDYDSGNILIRYKRYSNPEGNSPVSTNSTYSMAATNIPETEDLNRDNTLNETEEYFQYRVNLRPNMTVGTNNIVDKIQADVTLADGRKTTETWYQFKVPIDKYDKKVGAIPDFKSIRFMRMFLTNFQDSVVVRFGKLQLVRNQWRQYNYKLQAGDPVPNDGNTSFNLTAVNIEENSSRKPINYVLPPGVTRQNTVSTNNTTLQLNEQSMSLQLTGLEDGDSRGVTKNLGMDLRQYKHLQMYLHAEAIEDQNSLKDGELRAIVRIGSDFVENYYEYEVPLKVSTWDQPNNPTNIWPEVNDMDILLSKLTDLKLRRNNCASCNALVKYTESDGTNYMSVIGNPNLGDVRTILLGVTNPKDNGLKKSGEVWFNELRLTGLDEKGGYAGMGRLDLQLADLGTVTVSGNMHTAGFGNLDQRVNERFRDNYTQYDAAANLDLGKLLPKKMGLVIPVYAGYSRAVSRPEYDPYDLDIKLKDKLRMARSDYERDSIRKAAETFTSIKSLNFTNIRRVNPNRKKFHLWDLENFDISYSFSQSLAHSPIIENDVLTKHRGGLGYTFTGQPKYVTPFKKLFKTKTKWLDLVKDFNFNYVPSLLSFRADITRQFGATRIRNVGGDGTFKLPETYNKYFTFDRYYGVKWDLTRSISLDFNAVNNARIDEPTGRLNTAAKKDTMWRNFFKLGRTTNYYHSANITYTLPTAKLPLTSWTNVALGYSFDYRWTGASLLAKYLGNAIENTQNKTVMAEFKFSDLYNRSKFLRQFSSSSTKRPQNNNNSKQPPGKNQPAAPANADVEISPILKAVMKPLLMLKRINVDYSENSGTKLPGYIDSTKALGMNWAHFTPGLGFVTGQQPTKAWLDDFAKKGLITPDTTFNVQFQQQFTQRLQVQAQLEPYNDWRIDLSLTKSFTKTHTELFKNMDSAGYQHLTPYDAGGFEISYVAVKTMFGKIDSETGTTTTFQDFERYRKTISNRLASSNPYNSIPGTPTYNTKDPEYRYGYSRYAQDVLIPAFLAAYTGKDPEKIGLLKNGGPANVRSNPFSNYIPRPNWRVTYNGLAKLDPFKNYFTNFSITHAYVGSLSMSSYNSALLYEDPRLAGYPGFIDTVSGNYIPYFLVPNLTMTEQFAPLIGLDMTFTSSLNLRVEFKKSRSLSLSLIDYQLTELRSTEITMGGSYRIRNVKFKFLGEQTGKKVSNDMNFRLDLSLRDDKTVNNKLDADLVIPTSGQKVIGIAPSIDYVVNNRLNLRFFYDRRQTIPVISTAYPIVSTRGGLTLRFMLAQ; encoded by the coding sequence TTGTCAAGGAAGACAAATTATGGTGCTATAGCAGTAATAGGAGTCGCTTCCTTTTTTATTGTTAATACTGCAGCAAGGAATCGTTCGGGTTATAGCAGCGATATTTATAAACAACACTGGCAACCAAAAGATACTATTGGTAAGGATACTACGGTGAAAGATACTGTCAAACGGGATACCCTTAAATTCCCCATCAAAGACAGATTCGGCACCCGTATTACTGATCCTGTACGCAATGAAATGGATCTCAAAGATCCTAAGAATATCTCACAGTCAGTTGATTATGACCCTGTTACCAAAGAATATACGATATCAGAAAAGATAGGTGACCACTATTACCGCAACCCCACTCTCATCAGCTTCGAAGAATTCAACAGGTTACAGGCGCAGAAAAGTGAGCAGGATTACTGGCAGAAAAGAGCCAGCACGCTGGGCTCACTGAATCAGAAGAATTCAGGACCCGAATTGTATAAAGGCAGTAAACTGTTTGACAGGATCTTTGGAGGTAGTAAAGTGGATATCCGCCCTCAGGGTAGCCTCGAACTGACCTTCGGTTACCAGGGGCAGAATATCAAAAACCCGGTACTCACCGAACAAGCCAGGAAAACCGGCGGTTTCGATTTTGATATGAACATCAATATGAACCTGACGGGGAAGATCGGCGATAAACTGAAAATTACTACTAACTATAACACGCAATCCACCTTTGATTTTGAAAACCAGATCAAACTGGAATATACCGGCTACGACGATGAGATCATCAAGAAGATAGAAGCCGGTAACGTGAGCTTTCCACTCCGCAGCACCCTCATTTCAGGGGTGCAATCACTGTTTGGTATTAAAACCCAGTTGCAGTTTGGCCGACTCACCGTCACCTCCGTACTCTCTAATCAGAAATCCCAGAAGCAAAACCTCCTCATCAAAGGTGGTACACAGGTACAGGATTTTACGATCAGGGCAGACGAGTATGAAGATAACCGGCACTTCCTGCTCAGCCAGTTCTTCCGCGATACATTTAACTACAGCATGAGCAACCTGCCGGTGATCAAATCACTGTCGTATATCAACCGTATTGAAGTATGGGTAACCAATAAAACGGGTGCCACTACCAATACCCGCGACATCGTCGGTTTGATGGACTTAGCTGAATATGCTCCTTATAATCAGACGGTTACAGTAACTCCCGGGGCGCATCTGCCAGCGAATGGAACGAACAACCTCTACTCCAATGTGATCTCTGATGCCGCCAGCCGGTATACAGGAACGGTGGTAAGCCGGTTACAATCCATGGGATTACTGGGGGTGCAGGAATATGAAAAGACCTTTGCCCGTAAACTGGATTCCTCAGAATATACCCTGAACCGACAACTGGGTTTCATCTCCCTTAACCAACAGTTACAAGCCGATGAAGTACTGGCAGTCGCTTATCAATATACTTACAATGGCCGTGTATACCAGGTGGGTGAGTTCTCTCAGGATGTGCCGCCAGATCAGAATAACAGTGCGAACCAGAAGATCCTCTTCCTCAAACTCCTGAAAGCAACCTCCGCCAGACCCAATCTTCCTATCTGGGACCTGATGATGAAAAACATCTACTCTACAGGTGCTTACCAGATCAATAAGGCTGATTTTAGTCTGGATATTTATTATAAAGATCCAGGTACTGAAACACGTACACCCAGCGATAAACGCTACCTGCCGGATGCGACAGGGCAGTGGGCTGGTGCGCCATTGATCTCTGTACTGAACCTGGATAGATTGAATAACCAGAATGACCCGCAACCGGATGGCGTGTTTGACTATGTGGAAGGATATACCATCAACTCCAATACAGGACGTGTGATGTTCCCACAACTGGAACCTTTTGCACAGGGTATCCAGAAAGCCTTTGGGGGGAGTGCGGCATTGGAGAAACAATATATGTTCAAGGTGTTGTATGACTCCATCAAGGTTGTTGCACAGCAGTTCCCGCAATTGAACCGCTATCTCCTGAAGGGTACTTATAAATCCAGTAACTCTTCCGAAATTCAGTTAGGTGGTTACAACATTCCGCAGGGTTCGGTAACTGTAACTGCGGGTGGACAGTTGCTCCGTGAAAACGTTGACTATATCATTGATTATAACCTGGGTCGTATCAAGATCGTGAACTCAGGTGTGCTGGCTTCCGGGCAGGCGATCAATGTACAGTTTGAAAACAATGCTTCTTTTGGAACACAGGTGCGTAACTACTTTGGTACCCGTTTCGACTATGTGGTGAATGACAAACTGAGTATAGGTTCTACCATCGCGCGTATGAGTGAGCGACCCTACTACCAGAAGGTAAACTACGGAGAAGACCCGATCAAGAACACGGTGGTCGGCTTCGATGTGAACTATAATTCTCCTTCCAAAGCACTGACACGCCTCCTGAATAAACTGCCGAACTTTAATAGTACCACACCTTCCAACATTATGTTCACAGGTGAGGTGGCCAAGTTATTCCCAGGCCACAGCAAACTGGTAAATGCAGCAGGTAGTAGTCAGGGACAGGTATACATCGATGACTTTGAAGGCTCACAGAGTGGTTATGACCTGAAGTATCCGGCTACCAGCTGGGCACTGGCATCTACCCCTTCCCAGGCAACTGATAGCAGCGGTGTTACTTTGTTCCCGGAATCAGAGGCGAATAACCAGCTCCGGTATGGTGCGAACAGGGCAAAATTAGCCTGGTACATTATCGAACCTACGCTGCAGATCCCGAATTCATCTGGTTTGCCTGATGGTATTAATAAAACAGTGCAGTCTGATCATCGTACCCGTTTGGTGTACCAGCAGGAAATATTCCCGAACAAGTCCACCGATTTCGGTCAGGCACAGTTAAGTACCCTTGACTTAGCCTATTATCCTACAGAAAGAGGTCCTTACAACTTTACTGCAGGAAGGGATAGTGTGGATGCAAATGGTAAACTGAGAGATCCTCAGAAGAAATGGGGTGGTATCATGCGTGCACTGGACAACAGTGACTTTGAAACCAGCAACGTAGAGTTTATCGAATTCTGGATACAGGACCCTTTCATTGATAATACGAATAGTACCGGAGGTCAGTTGTATTTCAACCTCGGTAATATATCTGAAGACGTACTGAAGGACTCTCATAAATTCTTCGAGAATGGTATGCCGGATCCTACTACTGGCCTGGACAAAGTTGACTCTACTGAATGGGGACGTCAACCTAAATTCCAGCAGCAGATCACCCAGGCATTCGACAATGACCCTGCCATCCGTAAATACCAGGACGTTGGTTATGATGGTCTGGAAAGTGGTTATGAACAAACATACTACAAAGATTACCTGACCAGGCTAGCGGCTAACTTTGGTAATTCTTCTGTCATCTACCAACAGGCTGCGAAGGATGCTGCGAACGATGACTACAAACACTACCGTGATTATGATAGCGGCAACATCCTGATCCGTTACAAAAGATACAGCAACCCTGAAGGTAACTCACCTGTATCTACGAATTCTACTTACTCCATGGCAGCGACAAACATTCCTGAAACAGAAGATCTGAACAGGGATAACACGCTGAATGAAACAGAAGAATACTTCCAGTATAGAGTGAACCTGCGTCCAAACATGACAGTAGGTACCAACAACATTGTGGATAAGATTCAGGCAGATGTAACACTGGCAGATGGTAGAAAGACGACTGAAACCTGGTACCAGTTCAAAGTGCCGATTGATAAATATGATAAGAAAGTAGGTGCTATTCCTGACTTCAAGTCCATCCGCTTTATGCGTATGTTCCTCACTAACTTCCAGGACTCTGTTGTAGTACGTTTTGGTAAACTGCAACTGGTGCGTAACCAATGGCGTCAGTACAATTATAAACTGCAGGCAGGTGATCCTGTTCCAAATGATGGGAACACTTCGTTCAACCTGACAGCCGTAAACATCGAAGAGAACTCTTCACGTAAGCCTATCAATTATGTACTGCCTCCTGGTGTAACACGGCAGAATACCGTGAGTACCAACAATACCACTTTACAGCTGAATGAACAATCCATGTCATTACAGCTCACAGGTTTGGAAGATGGCGATAGCCGTGGTGTAACAAAGAACCTGGGTATGGACCTGCGTCAGTATAAGCACTTACAAATGTACCTGCATGCTGAAGCAATAGAAGATCAGAACTCACTGAAAGATGGCGAGCTGAGAGCAATTGTGAGGATCGGTAGTGACTTCGTTGAAAACTATTACGAGTACGAGGTGCCATTGAAAGTGTCTACCTGGGATCAGCCAAATAACCCAACTAATATCTGGCCGGAAGTGAATGATATGGACATCCTCCTGAGCAAACTGACCGATCTGAAATTGCGTCGTAATAATTGTGCCAGCTGTAATGCACTGGTGAAATATACAGAGTCTGATGGTACGAATTATATGAGCGTAATCGGGAATCCGAATTTGGGTGATGTACGTACCATCCTGTTGGGTGTAACGAATCCAAAGGATAATGGATTGAAGAAGAGTGGTGAGGTTTGGTTCAATGAATTGCGATTGACAGGGCTGGATGAAAAAGGTGGTTATGCAGGTATGGGAAGACTGGATCTGCAACTGGCAGACCTGGGTACTGTCACGGTTTCAGGTAATATGCATACTGCTGGATTTGGTAACCTGGATCAACGTGTGAACGAACGCTTCAGGGATAACTATACACAATACGATGCAGCCGCAAACCTTGACTTAGGGAAACTCTTACCAAAGAAAATGGGGCTGGTAATTCCTGTATATGCGGGTTACTCAAGAGCCGTGAGCCGTCCGGAATATGATCCGTATGACCTCGATATCAAGCTGAAAGATAAGTTGCGTATGGCGAGGTCTGACTATGAGCGTGACTCCATCCGCAAGGCTGCAGAAACCTTTACCTCTATCAAGAGTCTGAACTTTACCAACATCCGCAGGGTGAACCCGAATAGAAAGAAATTTCACCTGTGGGATCTGGAAAATTTCGACATCAGTTATTCCTTCTCTCAGTCATTGGCCCACTCACCGATCATTGAAAATGACGTGCTCACCAAGCACAGAGGTGGCTTAGGATATACCTTTACCGGTCAGCCAAAATATGTGACGCCGTTCAAAAAACTCTTCAAAACGAAAACGAAATGGCTGGATCTGGTGAAAGACTTTAACTTCAACTATGTACCTTCTCTGCTTAGTTTCAGGGCAGACATCACGAGACAGTTTGGTGCCACACGTATCCGAAACGTAGGTGGTGATGGTACGTTTAAGTTGCCGGAAACCTATAACAAGTACTTCACGTTCGACAGGTATTATGGCGTGAAATGGGACCTGACCAGGAGTATCAGTCTTGACTTCAACGCGGTGAACAACGCACGTATCGATGAGCCGACAGGCAGGTTGAACACTGCAGCAAAGAAAGATACCATGTGGCGTAACTTCTTTAAACTGGGAAGAACGACGAACTACTATCATTCTGCAAACATCACTTATACACTGCCTACAGCCAAACTGCCACTGACCAGCTGGACGAATGTAGCATTGGGTTATAGCTTTGACTATCGCTGGACGGGTGCTTCATTACTCGCTAAATACCTGGGTAATGCCATCGAGAATACACAGAACAAAACTGTGATGGCAGAGTTCAAATTCTCTGATCTGTATAACCGGTCTAAGTTCCTCCGGCAGTTTAGTTCATCGTCGACGAAGCGACCGCAGAACAATAATAATAGTAAGCAACCACCAGGCAAGAATCAGCCTGCAGCACCAGCCAATGCTGATGTAGAGATATCCCCAATTCTGAAAGCAGTGATGAAACCACTGTTGATGTTGAAACGCATCAATGTGGATTACTCAGAAAACAGTGGTACGAAGTTGCCGGGTTATATAGATAGTACTAAGGCATTGGGTATGAACTGGGCTCACTTTACACCGGGCTTAGGATTTGTGACCGGACAGCAACCTACAAAAGCCTGGTTGGATGACTTTGCGAAAAAAGGCTTGATCACACCAGATACCACCTTCAACGTACAATTCCAGCAGCAGTTCACACAGCGACTGCAGGTGCAGGCACAGCTGGAACCATATAACGACTGGCGTATAGATCTGAGTCTGACCAAGTCATTTACAAAAACGCATACGGAGCTGTTTAAGAACATGGATTCTGCAGGATATCAACATCTCACCCCATATGATGCGGGAGGATTTGAGATCTCTTATGTAGCTGTGAAGACGATGTTTGGTAAGATAGATTCAGAGACAGGAACAACGACCACTTTCCAGGACTTTGAACGTTATCGTAAGACGATCTCTAACCGGTTGGCGTCATCTAATCCTTATAATAGCATACCAGGTACACCCACGTACAATACAAAGGATCCTGAGTATCGTTATGGTTATAGCCGTTATGCACAGGATGTGTTGATTCCGGCCTTCCTTGCAGCATACACCGGTAAGGATCCTGAAAAGATTGGATTGTTGAAGAATGGTGGTCCTGCGAATGTGCGTAGTAATCCATTTAGTAATTATATACCTCGTCCAAACTGGCGGGTAACTTACAATGGTCTGGCTAAGTTAGATCCGTTCAAGAACTACTTTACGAACTTCTCTATCACACATGCATATGTAGGTTCACTGAGCATGAGTTCTTACAACTCTGCATTGTTGTATGAAGATCCAAGACTGGCAGGTTATCCGGGATTCATTGATACAGTGTCTGGCAACTACATTCCTTACTTCCTGGTACCGAACCTGACCATGACAGAGCAGTTTGCACCATTGATCGGATTGGATATGACATTTACCAGCAGCCTGAACCTGCGTGTGGAATTTAAGAAGAGCCGTTCACTGAGTTTGAGCCTGATCGATTATCAATTGACCGAACTGCGCTCTACTGAGATCACGATGGGTGGTAGCTATCGTATCAGGAATGTGAAGTTTAAGTTCCTGGGGGAACAGACGGGTAAGAAGGTATCGAATGATATGAACTTCAGGTTGGATTTGAGTTTGCGTGATGATAAGACGGTGAATAATAAACTGGATGCGGACCTGGTGATACCTACCAGTGGGCAGAAGGTGATAGGAATAGCGCCGTCGATAGATTATGTGGTGAATAATAGGTTGAACTTACGGTTCTTCTATGACCGAAGGCAGACCATACCGGTGATCTCTACGGCGTACCCGATAGTAAGCACGAGAGGGGGATTGACACTACGATTTATGCTGGCGCAATAA